TATCATATGCAAGTTTAAGCAAACTACACTAGTCTGAAGAACCCACAGTATAATGCGACTCGCGCTTATCCATTTACTTATCTGCTATTAATATATAACACACCAAGAATTCCTGAACAAAAAGAGCGAACATACCTGTCGCTTCTCAGAAGTCTGGCAAGATCGTGCAGGCACGGGTATCAACGCGAGTCTCAAGACAGTCAATGTTTAATAGCCTTACAATGGAACGCGTCTATCTGTCCTAACCCTAATTGATACACTGTCATGGTCCACTAGCCGAGCTAATACCGCCGTGTGAATTAAGCCTAATGAACCAGTCATGTGTCGTGAGATGAAAACAGTAGGTGTAGTAGCTAATTGGTACAATGTTTTCGTGTTTACAGTGATgtgataaatgggaatacagaGCAAAGGTTGGTTTTGGTAATTTAAGTTATGGCAGTCATGTACAGTCGGTGCCCTAACATAAGCATCCATTTTTCTATGCAGTTAATATGCCAAAATGAGTACTTATTTGATTATATTAGTATTAAATgagtacattttttaaatcgaaaataaacacaaatttgtacattaaaatatttattccataatttaatttttaaaactgaGCTGATAAAATAAGATACACATGCATAATAACCACACAAACCCATTCATTTATTGTTAAAACCCGAAataacttaatatttaaaaaatgcctCCTCTTTTTGtttatatcattttaataaacaaagtgaGGGTCAAATGAAAAGTACAAAATTAACTAAAAGAAATAATTGTAGTTCATTGTTAATGAAGTGGTAATTTTGTCAGTATTATTATGTTaagttttttctatttttacaattaatacctatatctttattataattacctatttaaaaatactATTCACAAAacccaaaaaatttaaaaaaatattttttttttgccggCCAGTCAATAATTGCCAACAAGTACAGTTTGAAATGAACCTTCATGCATTATAATAAGGTACTTTttgtattatataaaatatcatGGTAAAAAGACAACTGTTTATACATATAACTGATTTGGATATCACAGTCAAAATACATGCTTAGACTAGGACTTTAAAAGCTACAAGGTAATAGAGCTAACATAAGAATAATTGTTTACCTATATGACATACAGTGTAAACTCTTCTAAAGGAAATTCAAGAGACCAAGCACTTTATTGTGTTATGGAATATTAGTTATATCAAATGACAAAAAAAGAGGTCACAGTTATTTACAGGGTCATTGCATCAGTTTACTGTCCAGTGCCTGTTTCTGTCCATTTGGCATAGTTGGTACAAAGAATATACAGGTACTGTTGCAATGGctctaggtacctatataaggggtcatccattgattacgtcacacgtttagggggagggagggggtcaagaaaatgtgacatattgtgacatggggaggggggagacacaaactttgtgacgtcactttaacttcatcagtaaccgaaaatttatttaaattatttagttcgctgtacagtcgacgtcaaagatatgtttacacttttgcaccttactcccttataataaggcgaaagatgtaaacatatctttgacgtcgactgtacatttaaataacaagtttttaaaacgaaaatagtttttaatcgtttaattttctttcctaagcagttttgggttataaaattactaatatttatatcgtcaaaaatattttgataaaatattaataatacttaggtacttacttaattcgatttggcgatttcgtagaaaaaatgtgacgtcacactggggggaggggtttgccaaatgtgaccaagtgtgacaaggggggggaggggtcaaaaaacctagaaattgctgtgacgtaattaatggatgacccctaactatGACTTCATTTTTGTGAAATTTTGATTTAGAGTTTACACAGTGTAGGTATGAAATTTCAGCCGATCTGTTTGGATCTGTTTGACGGAGATTAAAATGGCAGCTATAACAAACTGAACTGATATTATACTACACATAATATTGTTACACAAACATTCATTGTGTTTGGTTAAGTCTCTCCAAAAACTGTTCAAATAGTCGGTTCCTCTCTTTCTGTATGTTATTAGATTCCTCCACTATATAAATTAGCCTATCAAGCTTCTCCTCCACCAGCCTCTGCCGATCTCTCATTTCTAGAGTAACCTTACGGAACTCCGCATGCCGTTTTCTGGTCAACCTCTTTTTCATTTCTTCATTTTGCCCACTTGAACTTTCCCCATTCTCTGGTATGTGCGGTTCAAATTTAGAAGCTGAATTCATTGTCAACAAAGCTTTAGCAACGGTCCGCTCTGTCGCACTCTCTTCTATTTTCTGTTGTATATCTGGCTGGTATGCACCATTATCACTGTATATTTCTTCAAAAATTTCAAAGTAAGGCCATTTGACATTGGCTGTGCCATTTCTATTCTTCTTCTTAAGTAATCTAATGTAggtttgttttaaatttctgaATTTCTTATCGCAACAATCAGGACCTTTGCCTACGGCGTTCGATTTATCAACCCAGACACTTTTTTTCCTAATTTTTGGATTTCTAAACTTGTCAATGTTTTGCAAATACATATTCAACAGTGTTTGGATGTTCTGGTGTTCCCAGTGATCCTCACCATCATCCAACTCTGGTTCCATTTCTTGGCTCAACATATTTATTGTTCAAGAAActcactgtaataaaattggtccaTCATTGGATAGAATGTATTTTTAGGATGTATGGAGGTCCTAAATTGTGGTCCTTATTTAACCAGACAGGATGCAACTCATTTGGAAGACATCAATTGGTAGCTAAGCAATTTAGACGTCTAGCAGCCAGTGCGCTGCAGGAGTTAACAATGTAACTTGTTTTCTTCACTTATTATTTGAAGGTTAAGTCCCAAATCATGATTCAAACTCACTGTGATCGTTGCTCATATTATAAATGAGGTCACTTGATATTCGTAAAAGGTAATACAACaggaaaatagtaaaaatactGAAGTAAAGCAATTTAAATGTTTAGTTGCATCAATCAGCGAACAATCACAAAATGGCGCTGCGCGTGGCGGAAAAAAGCGCTTTATAACCCGACCGAGTAAAAATGTCAGACCTAAGAGACCCTATCagtattaataaaattacttttttaagTTTCTTTTCCAAACCAATATATacagaaataaatttacatCTAACAGCATTAAAGTAAATAACAGCGTAGGTATTATGTTAGTAAAGTTCATGAGTATCATAAAGTACACCAAGACCTTCCAAAAATTGACGTATTATACTTGGGCTAGTGACGTTATTTTTATCACCGGCCCATGACAGACAGAAGATAACAATAGATAGAAAGAAAGAAACATTACAGTAATTAATGACTTACTTAATTACACTAAGTACACGTGTATGACCGGTTAGTGCCCTTACAATGTAAATAAAGAAGGTcgagcttttttttttttaagacaaTTCAAATATTAATTTGTGGAAATTAAATCGGAATAATGATTCAAATTAGAGATATCTATAGTTTCATCTGGATGTACCTGTATCAGCCTCTGGAATAGGCTTGTAAGTAGCGACGTGCTCGTCGTCCTTCGGCTGCCCTCCATCTATGGTGAGATGATTCTTCCGCGGCTCAGACATGATGAATTCGGTACTTGCTGAACCGGTTTTGTAATGGAGAAAGCTTTCTCTTTCACCTCAATAAGAACAAGTACTTGCAACAATTAATTATCTTTCGCCATGCACTTATCGACCATCTGTTAACTCAGTGTGAGTGAATGACGATTTACGAACGACGACTAGTGATTGATGTGACGTCAAGAACTAAAGACCGCACCCTTGTtcacttcattcattcattttaaggttttattcatgatttattaaataaaatatgtttatacaATATTCGtagcataaataaataaaatctgaGTAATTAGATTTTCGTAGCTGATTTCACTACGATAACTGATTCATGTTCTTAATCTGCATTCCAtataattattatccttaaAAGAACGCGTCCTAAGAAATCAGCTGTGTACTGTCAAGCTGTCATGTCAAATCAAAGTCATGGATCATTGTCAAGCGTCAACCAAACGCTATGTGATGAAAGTTTCTTTTACAAATAACAGACTACTTGAATATTTTGGACATTGGACATTATTTTGTGAATTACTAGTTTATGAATTATTTGTTACATAATAGTTAGATAAGGTTAGTTTTGCTGTGAGTTGTTGCAACTAAGCTAAAACTGTAACAGTAAAAGGATGTGTTCTCTCCCGCCGCCGCCTCCGCCGCCTCCTCAGACCCTCGACCTCAAGCACGACTCTCTAGAGCTCCCGTCATACGCAGACAGCAATCCAACACCAAAATTCCCAGAAATTTGCGAATGGGCATCAAAAAACCTAGACTTGTGGGAAGCTTGTGCTAAAAATAGTATTTGCCCTCAAATCGCGCCTTTTAAATATTGTTACAAGCATTTTGAGTCTATTCTGCAAGTTGGGCCCACTTGTGGATTGGCAGCTCTCTCAATGCTAGTAAGAGGGAAGGTTACTGCTAGTGAAATGTTAGATATATGTAAGCAAGAGGGATACAGTAACAATGGAGAGATGCTGAGCAGTAAGGACATGACAAAGTTGGCAGAGAAAGTTTTCAGCTTGGCCGACATAGAGGGTGTCTCATGTGGGGTGAAGTTCGGACATCTTTTCAGCCATAATATCATAGAGAAGTTATTGGATGGTGCTGTGTTGCTAGTTCCGTATCCTTTTCATTATTTACgtatttttttaggtttaaGTTCCTTAAttgtttatacaaaaatattgcTATAAGTCatcttggcagtgaatgtgttaatttaaccctttaaccgccagagtctgatatataagacattacatatccagctcatttcgccacagtctgataaataagacaaagatctgatttggttttttcagcccatttataactcccgtaactatgccaaccttactttgcgtggtacaattactgccggtggcgacacgagcacgctcgctCAAAAATtcctggcggttaaaaggttaatggCAAAAGAATTATCAATGCCAATACAGATTAACATAATCATTGCCAAGCATCATACAGGACAGGTTCCATTATTTTTGGATGTGGAACTGAAAGGTTACCTTTTAATGTTTTGTGTTATTAATGATCCATGACAATTGTATTGTGATTTACATATTGTAATAATTCCTTATCCAGAATTACAGTTATGATGCAGACGCCAACCATTCACCATGTCTCAGACAGGGCCACAAAGCACACTGGGCCCTCGTCAGTGGAGTCATTGTCAGTAAAAACTCCGGATCAGCACTAGACTCAGACCCTGACAATGTCTATGTACTATGCAGGCATGGGAAATCCAAATATCTGGCTACTTGGAGGTTATTTGACCTGTACAACAGTAATAAGAACTTATGGGAATTTATACCTCCAAAAGGGAAAGAGAACCAGTTGTTTATTATACCTAAAGGAGGAATAGGGGGTGTTGATGGTCTCAGGAAACAGTTTGTGATATTTCATGGCCTGTAGTCTTATTTACAAGCATATTTGTGTTACTAATTTTACAAGATTTTACATCTAATCAAGATGGTTACAATTTTATAAGGTTATTTATTGTTAgatgttataaaataaaagatatatttatttcaatgcaaaattttatttgtacaataaatacaaaccATACTTGCaaattatgataaaataatatatctCATCACTTCACTTAAAAGTAGTGTAATTAAATCATAgtgtaaagcccgctccacactcgtgcgcgaatcgcggcgcgaagccgcgaacgcgagtctggagtcgatttcgcatatcagcgaactagactccacactcgcgttcgcggcttcgcccgcgattcacgcgcatagtctggagggggcttatgtCAAACTGAAATAAAATCATTAGCCCTGGGGGAGTATTCAATACAAATTATTGCACTGACAATCAGTTTTCTcctttttacagaaaataatataggtatttagtagataacaaacataaaaatatttttgtactaaTTTAACTTAAAAGAACATATGACATGTTTCAACGAAATTCACGAATTCGTTCAGCCATTCCTCATGGGCACAATAATTTGTGATGATTTTCGAAATGACACCAAATACCTAgttaaatacaattatattattttaaccaaattttatgttattttgaaATAATATAATGCCAATATTTTGATAGCTATGAGatcaaattatattaattacaattgattaaataatcgtaaattataagtattACACGCTATTACACGAATATACGATTATGGAACAACGTTACACTAGGGTGGACAGACACTGACAGTAACATTTAATTATATTACTGTATCATGAATTCATGATAGTATAGAATGATACAGCAACACCATTAATATTACTCACAGTACCATCGACCATATTACACATCGGCTAGGCCTCTAGATATGACGAAacgtattaatttattttgagcttctttttgttttaattgccaACACTATAATGGCACCATAATTGTAAGTCCAATGATATCTGACAGCTCTAATCCAGTTAGATTACATTAAACAGTTATTGCGATACGTTTATATAGAGCTACAACTGAAAAGTAACAACTATCCTACTTTATTGAACTTGGATGGTTTATATTCGATTCCTACGATCCAAATTTGCTTAGATACTTATTCTAAGCTGCCCCTATACGTATATGAAAACGCACAGTACTTTCACATTCAGACTAGTTAAATCGATTTTATTTTCAACAAAAATCATTCGTTACTACCGATGCAGATATATGTATTGTTCACCAACCCTAAAATATTTTAGCCCAGATctatgtaaattttttttttctactgtACGTTATTTTATAAGGGGACAGCAAAGCCCTCTGCACACGGTCCAACTGGTTATTCATGCGACAATAGAGTTGAACCGTACAATGGGGACTGAACGTGTTGTGATTCCACTACAAAGTAAGAAATATAATGACGAATCCCATTACTCGAAATTTACTCTACAATAACATACATGCTATTCCAGTAGGTTATTTTAACTCCAGCTCGCAGTGCACCTTATGGCGATGACATAGAGTTGACTTTACAATTGTTTTACTTTAGTAACTAGGTAAAAGGATTTATCCTTGTTTTCTAACTTTGTAGTAAAACCACACGGCTCGATTCGTATAGCTAAAGTACAATCTCATACGCATTTAATACAAAAAGAAGTCATCCATTACGCGAGACGACTAGAGCGCGTATCgattaaatatcaatatttattattaattgtattgaatttgttattttaagaaatACAGATTAATTGAGATACAAGTATTGTTTAATGAGTTTATACGGCTCATTCCTGTGATAGTTGGTAGGTTGGTACAATTTTTTAACACGTTTAATTTTGTAACAAGAGGAAAAGGTACTTTCGACCGAATATTTTAGAAAAGCATGACATATCGAGTAACGAAACTAGAGTCTGCGCCTAATATGCTTCCGCCATTAGAAAGATAAGACTCGATATTTAAATATTGAGTACGTAATAAAGATGTTACTTATATAAAATGTACTACAGTTTTGACACATATCGGCAATAACAATAATTAGTAcatcagaaaaaaaaagaaatgaaaaCATAAGGCAGAAATTTGGATAAAAGCTTTGAAAGATCATAAAGAAATTATTTGAAATGAAGCAGTGCGCTCAAAATCGATCTCAGAAGCCTTGAGTAAACTTTGCTTTACTACTTATGAGACAACTTCacactaagggctgatttagatggtgcgcgaactcgcatgcgattttagttacattgcggattgttggttacgtccaattcaaccgaccgatcaaaaaccgcaatgtaatgaaactcgcgtgCCAggtctcgcatcgtctaaatgagccatAAGAGTAGATTAAGAACTTCAGTAAACAAtaatgacagtgatgacaatgtctagttcgtttttttagcattagaaagaacttacgagaaggtaagcgatcttgacatgtcttttaattgaaaaacgctttttaaaaatcaaaaactattacttatgaaagctgaagaatataaatgatcgtattagattcataattgttacatatttgccgtaacttatttttaaaatgtgtttttcaattaaaagacacatcaagattgtttaccttatttctaatgcctaaaaaaaacgaactatagttacagTAATAGGACTTAATATAGCGAATATTGAGCGTAGCGAGTGCTCTAAAAACTGTGGCTAGGGTGGATTGGAGTCAGTTTTCAGTTTAATATAGGAGGATCAATAATCTGACAAATTATTGTGAAGTTATATTGATTGTTCTTATTTTACGCCTTACACTAACGGACTACAACGATTAATTACAGAAAGCGTACGACTATTGGCAAAACTATTGTCGAATTTATTTTTTACGAGTAGATACTTACGAAAACTAGTTTCttccaaatattttatttacgcCTAAGTATTCATTTTGTAGTACAGCTAAGACTAAGTAGTTCAACAGTTAAATATGAgtaacatataatatgtatacagAGATTTTACGAGTTGTTAGTATTTTACTTGGAATCTTTACAATTTCGACAAGGTATTGGAACAGATATTATCCATGTGACTGCTATAATTTACCTTACTTTGAAGGTAGTAGGGGTGAATTtcgtttattgattttaaaataatgttatttcCTCTAATTAACATAACAAGCTTCTACTTCAAAATCTAAACGGTGTTAACGTTAAAATTGATTCTAATTTGGCACGTTTTTCgtattgcttaataatatatgcTAAAAACTATTTACTTAGACAATTAGgcaataaacaaaatatttggGAAACTAATTCATAGATAATTTAAAACTGACCCTTTATACGCGTTTATACATTAGCTCGAAGTCatatttaaatgtacttaaaaGTACCAGCATTCAAAATTTGTTGACTCGTAAGTCAAAAACTGCGTAATTTCAATCTTGCTACAAGTATTCAATCTTAGCTTACTATTCAAACTTTAACCAAGTACGCATCACGACCTGGCTATAATCTACGATCAAAATCCCTTTATATTTTCCTGAAATTTGAGTAAACAT
Above is a window of Cydia fagiglandana chromosome 18, ilCydFagi1.1, whole genome shotgun sequence DNA encoding:
- the LOC134673511 gene encoding uncharacterized protein LOC134673511: MLSQEMEPELDDGEDHWEHQNIQTLLNMYLQNIDKFRNPKIRKKSVWVDKSNAVGKGPDCCDKKFRNLKQTYIRLLKKKNRNGTANVKWPYFEIFEEIYSDNGAYQPDIQQKIEESATERTVAKALLTMNSASKFEPHIPENGESSSGQNEEMKKRLTRKRHAEFRKVTLEMRDRQRLVEEKLDRLIYIVEESNNIQKERNRLFEQFLERLNQTQ
- the LOC134673526 gene encoding actin maturation protease — encoded protein: MCSLPPPPPPPPQTLDLKHDSLELPSYADSNPTPKFPEICEWASKNLDLWEACAKNSICPQIAPFKYCYKHFESILQVGPTCGLAALSMLVRGKVTASEMLDICKQEGYSNNGEMLSSKDMTKLAEKVFSLADIEGVSCGVKFGHLFSHNIIEKLLDGAVLLVPYDADANHSPCLRQGHKAHWALVSGVIVSKNSGSALDSDPDNVYVLCRHGKSKYLATWRLFDLYNSNKNLWEFIPPKGKENQLFIIPKGGIGGVDGLRKQFVIFHGL